A region of the Candidatus Zixiibacteriota bacterium genome:
GCGATCTTTGATCCCAGTCTGTCGTATGCGTACGTGTTCATCGAAGCTGAGGCTTGTCGCAGGGAATCGGTCCGCGAGTCGATTGCCGCCCTGTCTGAAACACACTTCTGTTCCGCTACGACCGGCGGCTGCGATGTGGTGGCGGTAATACGAGGACCGCGATTCAGCGCCGTCGAAAACACCATCGCCGAGAAAATACGCTCGCTGGAGGGCGTGTTACGGCTCAAACATGACCGCATCATCGACCTGAGGCAACTCTAAGAGGACACGCCATGTCAGATACCTCCACCGAATTCAAACCGTTCAACGTCGATCTGTGGAAATTCGACGGTCACGCCGGTGCGCTCATCCCCCTCCTGCAGTCGGCTCAGGACACTTACGGCTTTGTCTCTGAAAAGGCCATCGATTATATCAGCCACGTCACCGGAGTTCCAGCCGCGGATATATATGGTGTGGTCACGTTCTACGCTCAGTTCCGCACCAAGCCGCTCGGGAAAAACGTCATCAAAGTCTGCAACGGTACCGCCTGCCATGTCAACGGCGCCAAGGAAGTATATGCCACCATACAGGACGAGTTGGGGCTGAACTATGACGACACCTCCGATGACGGTAATTTCAGCTTGCTGTCCGTGGCGTGCATCGGCTGCTGTTCGCTGGCGCCATGCATTACGATCAACAGCGAGACCTTCGGCCGTTTGAACTCCGCCAAGCTCCGCAAGGTGCTTCGCGATTACAAACACAAGGCGCGCCAGGCCCGGAAAGCAGAGGTCGAAGCTTAATCATGAAGACAGTGACGATCGGGCTTGGCACCTGCGGCATATCGGCCGGCGGCGAAAAAGTATACAGGGCGTTTCAGGATGAACTCCGCGAACGGCCCGGCGCGTTCGAGCTCAAAGAGACCGGCTGTATCGGCATGTGTTATCGCGAAGTGCTGGTGGAGATCTCAAACGGCAACGGCATTCGCCGGCTGTACGGCGAAGTCTCGCCGGATCGTGTGGGGCGGATAGTCGAAGAAGACGTACTGAAAGACCAGAGCATCGATGAATGGCTGGTCCGCGGCAAGGACCGCGAAAAAGGATTCTTCGAAAACCAAGTCCGGATCGTACTGCGCAACTGCGGCCATATCGATCCGGGGTCGATCGATGAATACATCGCCAAAGGCGGCTACACCGCTCTGGGAAAAGTTCTGAAGGGAATGACACCCGAACAGGTCATAAACGAAGTCATCACATCCGGCCTGCGCGGCCGTGGCGGTGGTGGGTTCCCTACCGGCACCAAATGGAAATTGACGCGCGGTAATGCCGGCGATAAGAAATATATCATCTGCAATGCTGACGAGGGCGACCCGGGCGCCTTTATGGACCGTTCCGTTTTGGAGAGCGATCCGCATTCGGTGCTAGAGGGAATGATCATCGCCGGCTTTGCGATCGGCTCCGACGAGGCGTACATCTACTGCCGCGCGGAGTATCCGAAAGCAGTGGCACGGCTTCGCCAGGCAATCGCCAAGGCACAAGCCCGTGGGTTCCTCGGTGAGAAAATACTCGGCTCGAATTTCACCTTCACGATCCGCATTAAAGAAGGGGCCGGCGCGTTCGTCTGTGGCGAAGAAACGGCGCTGATCGCCTCAATTGAGGGGCGTCGCGGCATGCCACGTTTCCGTCCCCCCTTCCCGGCGCAGGCCGGCCTCTGGGGGAAACCGACCAACATTAACAACGTCGAAACATTCGCTAACATCCCGTGGATAATCCTGAACGGCGGCGCAGCGTTCGCCGCCTATGGCACCAACGATTCCAAGGGGACCAAAGTGTTCGCCATGGCCGGCAAGGTCAAGCGGACCGGTTTGGTCGAGGTTCCGATGGGAATCACCATCAACTCGATCATCTTCGATATCTGCGGCGGTATCGTCAACGACCGCAAGTTCAAGGCCGTGCAGATGGGCGGGCCATCGGGCGGCTGTATCCCGGCCGCCATGTGCGAACTGCCGATTGACTACCAGCAGATCAACAAGACCGGCGCTATCATGGGCTCCGGCGGGTTGATCGTGATGGACGAAACCACCTGCATGGTGGATGTCGCCAAATTCTTTCTGACGTTCACCCAGGCGGAATCATGCGGCAAATGTACGTTCTGCCGTATTGGCACCAAGCGGATGCTGGAGATCCTTGACCGCATTACCATGGGCAAGGGGACACTTGAAGACCTGGACAATTTGTCCGAACTGAGCGATCAGGTAAAGTCGGCATCTCTTTGCGGACTTGGCCAGACCGCCCCCAATCCGGTGGTGACCACACTCAAGTATTTCCGCGATGAATACGTTGCACACATCGTCGACAAGAAATGCCCCGCGCATGTTTGCCCGGCCCTTCTGACGTACACGATTACCGACAAGTGCACCGGCTGCACCGTCTGTGCGCGCGCCTGTCCAACTGAGGCGATCACCGGCGAGAAAAAGCAACTTCACGTGATCGACCAGGACAAGTGCATCAAATGCGGCAAATGCTTCACGGTTTGCCGTTTCGATTCGGTGGAGAAACTCTGAGGACGACATGGCCAATCTGACAATAAATGGACGTACAATAACCGCCTCGACGGACAAGACGATTCTGCAGGTTTGCCGCGAGCAGAAGATCGACAACATCCCAACCCTCTGTTACGATGACAAGCTCCCCCCGTTCGGATCCTGCTTCCTCTGTGTAGTGGAAGTAGAAGGGCAGTCTCGCCTCTTCCCCGCGTGCGCGACCAAGGTGACCGACGGGATGAAGGTACAAACCCGTTCGGAGAAAGTCACGCGCGCACGCAAGACCTGCCTCGAACTGCTGCTGTCCGATCACTATGCCGACTGCTTCGGTCCATGCCGCCTGAATTGCCCGGCCGATGTGGATATCCAAGGGTACATGTCGCTCATCAACCTTGGGAAATTCAAAGAGGCGGTGGCGCTCATTAAGGAGAAGAATCCGCTGCCGTCGGTGTGCGGCCGCGTCTGCACCCGCAAATGCGAGGTGAACTGCCGACGATCGCTCATCGACGCCCCGGTAGGGATAGACTTCCTCAAGCGGTATGCCTCTGACCAGGATATGATTGGCCAGATGTGGACCCCCGAAGTGAAGCCGGACAACGGCGTACCAGTGGCCATTGTCGGGTCCGGCCCGGCCGGTCTGACCTGCGCGTATTACCTGGTTGCGGAGGGATACCGTCCCACCATTTTCGAAGCTCTCCCAAATCCCGGCGGGATGCTTCGTTACGGCATTCCGGAATACCGACTTCCCAAGGCAGTTCTGGACAAAGAGATCAACTGGATTCTTGATCTCGGCGTCGAACTCAAGCTCAATTCGGCACTGGGCAAGGACTTCACTATCGACACTCTCTTCAAGCAGGGTTTCAAAGCCGTGTTTATCGGCCTGGGCGCTCAGATGGGCAAACCGATGCAGGTCGAGAACGAAGAGGCCGAAGGCGTACTTTCCGGCGTAGAGTTCCTGAAACAGGTCCAAATGAAAACGAACCCGCCCGTCAATGGTAAAGTGGTAGTGGTCGGCGGCGGAAACACGGCAATTGA
Encoded here:
- a CDS encoding Lrp/AsnC ligand binding domain-containing protein, whose protein sequence is MSAGAYLLARFTDPEQLLPAVKLLDSLQPIIRWDAVDGHVHLVIKTKPAATPDAIKSLIGLDELLRYDIVDNGDTGAIFDPSLSYAYVFIEAEACRRESVRESIAALSETHFCSATTGGCDVVAVIRGPRFSAVENTIAEKIRSLEGVLRLKHDRIIDLRQL
- the nuoE gene encoding NADH-quinone oxidoreductase subunit NuoE, with protein sequence MSDTSTEFKPFNVDLWKFDGHAGALIPLLQSAQDTYGFVSEKAIDYISHVTGVPAADIYGVVTFYAQFRTKPLGKNVIKVCNGTACHVNGAKEVYATIQDELGLNYDDTSDDGNFSLLSVACIGCCSLAPCITINSETFGRLNSAKLRKVLRDYKHKARQARKAEVEA
- a CDS encoding NADH-quinone oxidoreductase subunit NuoF — encoded protein: MKTVTIGLGTCGISAGGEKVYRAFQDELRERPGAFELKETGCIGMCYREVLVEISNGNGIRRLYGEVSPDRVGRIVEEDVLKDQSIDEWLVRGKDREKGFFENQVRIVLRNCGHIDPGSIDEYIAKGGYTALGKVLKGMTPEQVINEVITSGLRGRGGGGFPTGTKWKLTRGNAGDKKYIICNADEGDPGAFMDRSVLESDPHSVLEGMIIAGFAIGSDEAYIYCRAEYPKAVARLRQAIAKAQARGFLGEKILGSNFTFTIRIKEGAGAFVCGEETALIASIEGRRGMPRFRPPFPAQAGLWGKPTNINNVETFANIPWIILNGGAAFAAYGTNDSKGTKVFAMAGKVKRTGLVEVPMGITINSIIFDICGGIVNDRKFKAVQMGGPSGGCIPAAMCELPIDYQQINKTGAIMGSGGLIVMDETTCMVDVAKFFLTFTQAESCGKCTFCRIGTKRMLEILDRITMGKGTLEDLDNLSELSDQVKSASLCGLGQTAPNPVVTTLKYFRDEYVAHIVDKKCPAHVCPALLTYTITDKCTGCTVCARACPTEAITGEKKQLHVIDQDKCIKCGKCFTVCRFDSVEKL